A single bacterium DNA region contains:
- a CDS encoding sulfatase-like hydrolase/transferase codes for MKATPPADPRAVSDLVERGDAAFAVDDFAGAGEYYRQARALDPDNPQVLARLGFCRWEEFDPAGAEALVVRALALAPENSELRSSVARYWMGQKEWERASVLWREAVRLNPSSLDFLLGEAECRLRLNHLTGALAICGNVMARKPSAENRYTAMVLTAQAFLNEGKSIEAREYALKAIRMNQEYPEGYRILALCPIAAVPPQFTAQTAGPGRPDIILLSIDTLRADRLGCYGNPRPVSPAIDGFSREAVLFRRVVSQSPHTAPSHMTVLTGMLPDVHQVVNFGGDYPGATLSPCLPTMAEILSSAGYYCAAFVGKGNLPPFKGFSRGFDRYEESFDEFTDGSDVIPPGVDEVLRDAQQDPRPLFLFVHHLFVHAPYIYGPPEIRDRFLTDDIRVPGLPIEFGDVAAGGQTLSHDRFWENIDISDPAHREHVLALYDGGILFADRIFQDLVGKLKKAGRYDNALIVLFSDHGEEFGEHGGREHGRLFVEHLLVPLIIKFPGAKFSGHVVSQPVRLIDILPTIFGVNGCSANNIEGKSLLGLLRDENRAPIPLISYSTCMPGCTRIEVWPYSYSDEGAERLFEIATDPGEQRDVGAALPERLEEFRRDAREQNLRKAAYVDRMGSSAGEPAPLDPDLKRRLRALGYL; via the coding sequence GTGAAAGCCACCCCTCCGGCCGACCCGAGGGCGGTATCCGATCTCGTCGAGCGCGGCGACGCTGCCTTCGCCGTCGACGATTTCGCCGGAGCCGGGGAGTACTATCGCCAGGCCCGGGCCCTTGACCCCGATAACCCGCAGGTATTGGCGCGCCTGGGGTTCTGCCGGTGGGAAGAGTTCGATCCCGCCGGCGCGGAAGCGCTCGTCGTCCGGGCCCTGGCTCTCGCTCCCGAAAACAGCGAATTACGCTCGAGTGTCGCCCGATATTGGATGGGCCAAAAGGAATGGGAACGGGCCAGCGTATTATGGCGGGAAGCGGTTCGACTGAATCCCTCGTCCCTCGATTTTCTCCTGGGAGAAGCCGAATGTCGCCTGCGCCTTAACCATCTTACTGGCGCTTTGGCGATCTGCGGAAACGTTATGGCCCGCAAACCTTCGGCCGAAAATCGTTATACGGCAATGGTTCTTACGGCGCAGGCATTCTTGAATGAAGGGAAAAGTATCGAAGCGCGTGAGTACGCATTGAAGGCCATTCGCATGAACCAGGAGTACCCCGAGGGATACCGTATTCTTGCTCTCTGTCCGATTGCCGCCGTACCTCCGCAGTTCACCGCTCAGACCGCGGGCCCCGGCCGGCCCGACATCATCCTGCTTTCCATCGATACGCTGCGGGCGGACCGGCTGGGGTGCTACGGCAATCCCCGTCCCGTTTCCCCCGCCATCGACGGGTTTTCCCGGGAAGCGGTCCTTTTCCGCCGGGTCGTCAGCCAGTCGCCCCACACCGCTCCTTCGCACATGACGGTCTTGACCGGCATGCTTCCCGATGTCCACCAGGTTGTTAACTTCGGTGGAGATTATCCCGGAGCGACTCTTTCCCCCTGCCTCCCGACCATGGCCGAGATCTTGAGTTCGGCGGGCTATTATTGCGCGGCTTTCGTCGGCAAGGGGAATCTGCCCCCGTTCAAAGGATTTTCCCGCGGTTTCGACCGCTACGAGGAAAGCTTCGACGAATTCACCGACGGTTCCGACGTCATCCCCCCGGGGGTCGACGAAGTGCTGCGGGACGCGCAACAGGACCCCCGGCCGCTGTTCCTGTTCGTCCATCACCTGTTCGTCCACGCTCCGTATATCTACGGTCCGCCGGAAATCCGGGACCGCTTCCTGACCGATGATATCCGGGTCCCCGGGCTCCCGATCGAGTTCGGGGACGTGGCGGCTGGCGGTCAAACCCTGAGCCACGATCGGTTCTGGGAGAACATCGACATCTCCGACCCGGCCCACCGGGAACATGTCCTCGCCCTCTACGACGGCGGCATCCTCTTCGCCGACCGCATCTTCCAGGACCTCGTGGGCAAGCTCAAGAAAGCCGGGCGCTACGACAACGCCCTGATCGTTCTCTTTTCCGACCACGGGGAGGAGTTCGGGGAGCACGGGGGGAGGGAGCACGGACGTCTCTTCGTCGAACATCTCCTGGTCCCGCTGATAATAAAATTCCCGGGCGCAAAATTTAGTGGTCATGTTGTCAGCCAGCCCGTGAGGTTAATAGATATCCTACCAACAATCTTCGGCGTTAATGGCTGCTCGGCGAACAATATTGAGGGCAAATCGCTTTTGGGATTGTTAAGGGATGAGAATAGGGCACCGATTCCACTGATCAGTTATTCTACATGCATGCCCGGTTGCACTCGGATTGAAGTGTGGCCGTATTCTTATTCCGACGAAGGCGCAGAGCGTTTGTTCGAGATTGCAACCGACCCGGGAGAGCAAAGGGACGTCGGCGCAGCCTTGCCGGAGCGGTTGGAGGAGTTCCGCCGTGACGCCCGGGAGCAGAATCTTCGCAAAGCGGCCTACGTCGACCGCATGGGAAGTTCCGCCGGGGAACCGGCGCCGCTCGATCCCGACCTGAAACGGCGGCTCCGGGCCCTGGGATATTTATAG
- a CDS encoding glycosyltransferase family 2 protein, with amino-acid sequence MLHHQEDPWYKPSDLEEAWDIFQKRQARVTVVIPTRNEGESLGDIIEHCRPYADELLVVDGHSRDNTREVAEGAGVRFILDHGKGKGDGIRTAIAAADGDVLVFIDADYSHRPADIPRLVAPILKGEADHVVGSRPKGGSDELHGDVNKFMRMIGSDIITLGINYRFNVRLSDSQNGFRAIRTAVARDLGLRENITTIEQEMTIKTLARGYRLVEVPAHEYARRFGESKIKLSIHSLRYLYSWIKYLLFPR; translated from the coding sequence ATGCTGCACCATCAAGAAGACCCCTGGTACAAGCCCAGCGACCTGGAGGAAGCCTGGGATATTTTCCAGAAGCGGCAAGCCCGGGTTACGGTGGTCATCCCCACCCGTAACGAAGGAGAGAGCCTGGGCGACATCATCGAGCATTGCCGCCCCTATGCCGACGAACTCCTGGTCGTCGACGGCCATTCCCGCGACAACACCCGGGAAGTCGCCGAAGGCGCGGGAGTGCGCTTCATCCTCGACCACGGCAAAGGTAAGGGAGACGGGATCCGCACCGCTATCGCCGCCGCCGACGGCGACGTCCTCGTCTTCATCGACGCCGACTACTCTCACCGGCCGGCGGACATCCCCCGGCTGGTCGCCCCCATCCTGAAAGGAGAAGCCGACCATGTCGTCGGGTCGCGGCCCAAGGGAGGGTCGGACGAACTGCACGGGGACGTGAACAAGTTCATGCGCATGATCGGCAGCGATATCATCACCTTGGGGATCAACTATCGCTTCAACGTCCGGCTTTCGGACTCTCAGAACGGATTCCGGGCCATCAGAACCGCCGTGGCCAGAGACCTGGGACTCCGGGAAAACATCACCACCATCGAGCAGGAGATGACGATCAAGACCCTGGCCCGGGGGTATCGCCTGGTCGAGGTCCCGGCCCACGAATACGCCCGGCGCTTCGGCGAATCCAAGATCAAGCTCAGCATCCACTCCCTGCGCTATCTGTACAGCTGGATCAAATACCTGCTTTTCCCCCGCTGA
- a CDS encoding sulfatase: MLRPKRNSIPIRLGLLALGGAFCLTSCGKTRSEPPPNVIFVILDAARADHFSGYGYGKPTTPRIDEIAARGATFLNNFAPATQTHDSLPLIMSSRYFSRPIFQMDTWSFGVRREQPDTVALDFDDRQVLLPDLMRENGYRTAMFHNHPWFVDETELGRAFHETFPFPTATERPVDEDMAKAVLTWIGGHRDKPFFIYYHVMSPHQPYPPKEEDALFIGPGETGALADAREKFENITGGESAGWTESDLRYFRALYDGNLAHSDRWIGRLYRGLHDLGLAENTLFIITSDHGELLGEHGWLTHGDFPPWEGLIHTPLIMVYPPAIPAGVRAEGLCEAVDIVPTICDLAGIDVPPGKYLAGTSLKPLLTDPGAGKQAVYIKGSVRTPNYHYLFSPEGFFDLRKDPGEIVDLTALQLPALKLKLRGDYEGFMAVERERYESAIRRTPPDFPFYFPICFFTVTSAAEASREGNGDADRTWTLNTSDREGHLVLAPRSGPSCTRLRLSCPLISGEYRVAVLVGPLEPGFSLDKDHFQGRVGGSDGFRPPREVTVVPGEDGKPWAYYLDYGPVRVKGGEFAIDLDFNPGPDHHVMVYHVKFSPPRADKTEPPGKEVAAERMKKLRALGYVH; encoded by the coding sequence ATGCTTCGACCTAAACGGAACAGTATTCCTATCCGGCTGGGGCTGCTGGCGCTGGGGGGGGCGTTCTGCCTGACGTCCTGCGGTAAAACCCGATCCGAACCGCCGCCCAACGTGATTTTCGTTATTCTCGACGCCGCCCGGGCGGATCACTTCTCCGGCTACGGCTACGGCAAACCCACCACCCCCCGGATCGACGAAATCGCCGCCCGGGGCGCCACCTTCCTCAACAACTTCGCGCCGGCGACCCAGACCCACGACTCCCTGCCCCTGATCATGAGTTCGCGGTACTTCTCCCGGCCGATTTTTCAAATGGACACCTGGTCCTTCGGGGTAAGACGAGAGCAGCCCGACACCGTCGCCCTGGACTTCGACGACCGGCAGGTCCTGTTGCCCGACCTGATGAGAGAGAACGGCTACCGGACGGCGATGTTCCATAACCACCCCTGGTTCGTGGACGAAACCGAGTTGGGACGGGCATTCCACGAAACCTTCCCCTTCCCGACCGCTACGGAAAGGCCGGTCGATGAAGACATGGCCAAGGCGGTCTTGACCTGGATCGGGGGGCATCGCGACAAACCCTTTTTCATCTATTACCACGTTATGTCCCCGCACCAGCCTTACCCGCCGAAAGAAGAAGACGCCTTGTTTATCGGCCCCGGCGAAACGGGCGCGCTGGCGGACGCCCGGGAAAAATTCGAAAACATCACCGGGGGCGAATCGGCGGGGTGGACCGAAAGCGACCTCCGCTATTTCCGGGCCCTCTACGACGGTAACCTGGCTCACAGCGACCGCTGGATCGGCCGGCTTTACCGGGGCTTACACGACCTCGGTCTGGCCGAGAACACGCTCTTTATCATCACTTCCGACCACGGGGAGCTCCTGGGAGAACACGGATGGCTGACCCACGGTGATTTCCCTCCCTGGGAAGGTCTGATTCATACTCCCCTGATTATGGTCTATCCGCCGGCGATCCCCGCCGGGGTCAGGGCCGAGGGCCTCTGCGAGGCGGTGGATATCGTCCCCACTATCTGCGATCTTGCCGGAATCGATGTTCCCCCGGGAAAATACCTGGCGGGCACCAGCTTGAAACCGCTCCTGACCGACCCGGGCGCCGGGAAACAAGCGGTGTATATAAAAGGATCGGTCAGAACTCCGAACTATCACTATCTGTTCTCGCCGGAGGGATTTTTCGATCTGCGCAAAGACCCGGGAGAGATCGTCGATCTGACCGCGCTTCAGCTTCCGGCCCTGAAGCTGAAGTTGCGGGGAGATTATGAAGGATTTATGGCCGTCGAGAGGGAGCGCTACGAATCGGCGATCCGCCGAACCCCGCCGGATTTCCCCTTCTATTTCCCGATCTGCTTCTTCACCGTGACCTCCGCCGCCGAAGCTTCCCGGGAAGGGAACGGCGATGCCGATCGAACTTGGACCTTGAACACCTCCGACCGGGAAGGCCACCTCGTTCTCGCCCCCCGCTCCGGCCCTTCCTGCACCCGGCTGCGCCTTTCCTGCCCCCTGATATCCGGAGAATATCGGGTTGCCGTGCTGGTCGGACCGCTCGAACCGGGATTTTCGTTGGACAAGGATCATTTCCAGGGCCGCGTCGGAGGTTCTGACGGGTTCCGCCCTCCTCGGGAAGTCACGGTCGTTCCCGGCGAAGACGGCAAGCCCTGGGCCTACTACCTCGACTACGGCCCGGTTCGGGTAAAGGGAGGCGAATTCGCGATCGACCTCGATTTCAACCCCGGACCGGACCATCATGTAATGGTGTATCACGTCAAATTTTCCCCTCCCCGGGCGGATAAAACCGAACCGCCGGGGAAGGAAGTGGCGGCGGAACGGATGAAGAAGCTCAGGGCTTTGGGGTATGTCCACTAA
- a CDS encoding discoidin domain-containing protein, producing MEPFSGKEKIALGVIALILLGIFIQVATHINLFGLGLSGTEPCAVADINRSGNLIDLPGVTLTASSRNGRRQSVEKLRDRDIRSYWHVALDQVGKPASVVVDFGEGNARTVRSLAAFPREDLPLQFLRRARLDGSNDGVDWEPVSEIVLPDAPPQAGWWKWDFANDRSYRYYRLEILQGHEDGSRYNFYSMAELALFE from the coding sequence ATGGAACCCTTCAGCGGAAAGGAAAAAATCGCCCTGGGCGTCATCGCCCTGATCCTGCTCGGCATCTTTATCCAGGTGGCGACCCACATCAATCTCTTCGGCCTGGGCCTTTCCGGAACGGAACCCTGCGCCGTCGCCGATATAAACCGAAGCGGCAACCTGATCGACCTTCCCGGCGTGACCTTGACCGCGTCTTCCCGCAACGGCCGGCGCCAGAGCGTGGAGAAACTGCGGGACCGGGACATCCGTTCGTATTGGCATGTCGCTCTCGACCAGGTCGGTAAACCGGCCAGCGTCGTCGTCGATTTCGGAGAAGGGAACGCGCGGACCGTGCGTTCCCTGGCCGCATTCCCCCGGGAAGATCTCCCGCTTCAATTCCTGCGCCGGGCCCGGCTCGACGGGAGCAACGACGGTGTCGATTGGGAACCGGTCTCCGAGATCGTACTCCCGGACGCCCCCCCCCAGGCCGGGTGGTGGAAGTGGGATTTCGCCAACGACCGGAGTTACCGATACTACCGGCTGGAAATCCTGCAGGGGCACGAAGACGGCAGCCGCTACAATTTTTATTCCATGGCGGAACTGGCCCTGTTCGAATAA
- a CDS encoding tetratricopeptide repeat protein: MNVRNTLILFGALGAVTAPICRSGKPAPSDRPPIILFSIDTLRADHLGCYGYSRKTSPFIDEFAREAVLFANAYSQAPITAPAHMSIFTALAPPVHGVNNISPEGVKHVLNEKITTMPQILRANGYITAGLHGRGQIAGEMGFARGFDEYSPAFNAWENSGALPERLGTITGRIREWIQESRNNERPLFLFLHHYLCHDPYVKGPREFRARFLQGEAQSRAPGGVPDADEFWKNVDLNDPRQRELIVSLYDGGVYYSDYVFKQVIDTLKTNNLYDDSLIVLLSDHGEEFNEHGGKTHGRLWIEHVHVPLIVKFPKGRFAGSVVADPIRTMDVMPTVLDLLRIPVAEAIQGTSFLPLLTKRGNYSPLIVTYKTKSHHEVIENYSVRIFKDGYVFIDHDVALDDLLTDAPLQAEEVSPKPTPETDEGRPFDELARGDRCFETDDFEKAAQMYEKALAVSPGDTGIYVQLAACCREMGRADEAEKLLAQASEIAPDDYRIYLEWGRSSIESDDFKKANNMLGKAQALKPDDPRAYFESGRVHEFQGDYPKAEQAYRKALEKNPGHIDYDLTLARLYKHREDYDLAVAEYRNILERYPRQSGRIFKELTEMCRDSGRLEAALRTARGFVRDNPDQGWLCRALGVYYEKHGRRDLAEELYKEFIGHSRNSPSGYLLLGNLYAAQRRYDRAAAIYRRAESLDRDNPGILLAQGRLQAKSGKPTKAERSFMQILDADGNNVRAYIELARLYHRAGDLKRSAAYRDKAIALQPSLRLRFEGASLFDVGSDPEEQHNLFVRDDLIRSLRAVGDDVRRETERFRAGIGEETPGDFVPDETLLQQLKALGYLN; this comes from the coding sequence ATGAATGTTCGTAACACCCTGATCTTGTTCGGCGCTTTGGGTGCGGTGACGGCCCCGATTTGCCGCTCCGGGAAGCCCGCTCCGTCCGACCGACCGCCGATTATTCTGTTCTCGATCGACACCCTGCGGGCGGACCACCTGGGCTGCTACGGATACAGCCGAAAAACCTCGCCGTTTATCGACGAATTCGCGCGAGAGGCGGTACTATTCGCCAACGCCTACAGCCAGGCTCCCATTACCGCCCCCGCCCACATGTCGATCTTCACGGCGCTGGCGCCCCCGGTACACGGGGTGAACAACATCTCCCCTGAAGGCGTCAAGCACGTGCTGAACGAAAAAATCACGACGATGCCCCAGATACTGCGAGCGAACGGCTATATCACCGCGGGCCTGCACGGCCGCGGACAGATCGCCGGGGAGATGGGGTTCGCGCGGGGGTTCGACGAGTATTCTCCGGCATTCAACGCCTGGGAAAATTCGGGGGCTTTACCGGAGCGCCTCGGCACGATCACCGGGCGCATCCGGGAGTGGATTCAAGAATCACGGAACAACGAGCGACCGCTCTTTCTGTTCCTTCACCACTACCTCTGCCACGACCCCTACGTCAAGGGCCCCCGGGAATTCCGAGCTCGATTTTTACAAGGTGAAGCCCAAAGTCGGGCCCCGGGCGGCGTTCCCGACGCCGATGAGTTTTGGAAGAACGTGGACCTGAACGATCCCCGGCAACGGGAACTGATCGTCTCTCTCTACGACGGAGGGGTGTACTATTCCGATTACGTCTTCAAGCAGGTTATCGACACCCTCAAGACGAACAACCTGTACGACGATTCCCTGATCGTACTTCTCTCCGACCACGGCGAGGAGTTCAACGAGCATGGGGGAAAAACTCACGGCCGGCTCTGGATCGAACACGTTCACGTCCCCCTGATCGTCAAGTTTCCGAAAGGAAGGTTCGCCGGGAGCGTGGTCGCGGATCCGATTCGGACCATGGACGTCATGCCGACCGTTCTTGACCTGCTCCGGATTCCTGTCGCGGAAGCGATTCAGGGAACATCCTTTTTGCCTCTCCTGACCAAACGGGGGAATTACAGCCCGCTCATAGTCACCTACAAAACCAAGTCGCACCACGAGGTCATCGAAAACTACTCGGTGCGGATCTTTAAGGACGGATATGTCTTCATAGACCACGATGTGGCCCTCGACGACCTCTTGACCGACGCACCTCTCCAGGCGGAGGAAGTGTCTCCGAAACCGACCCCGGAGACGGACGAAGGTCGACCGTTCGACGAACTTGCCCGGGGCGACCGTTGTTTCGAAACGGACGATTTCGAAAAAGCGGCGCAGATGTACGAAAAAGCTTTGGCGGTTTCTCCCGGCGATACCGGAATTTACGTGCAGCTTGCGGCCTGCTGCCGGGAAATGGGACGGGCGGACGAAGCCGAGAAGCTTCTTGCCCAAGCTTCTGAGATCGCTCCCGATGATTACCGGATCTACCTCGAGTGGGGACGGAGCAGCATCGAGTCGGACGACTTCAAGAAAGCGAACAACATGCTGGGCAAAGCTCAAGCATTGAAGCCCGACGATCCCCGCGCCTATTTTGAATCCGGGCGCGTCCATGAATTTCAGGGGGACTATCCGAAAGCGGAACAAGCCTACCGGAAAGCCCTGGAGAAAAATCCCGGCCATATCGACTACGATCTGACCTTGGCTCGACTGTATAAACACCGGGAGGATTACGACCTGGCGGTAGCCGAATACAGAAATATTCTGGAAAGATATCCCCGCCAGTCCGGCCGGATTTTCAAGGAGCTGACCGAGATGTGCCGGGACTCGGGCAGGTTGGAAGCAGCGTTGCGGACGGCCCGGGGATTCGTAAGGGACAATCCCGACCAAGGCTGGCTTTGCCGGGCGCTGGGCGTCTATTACGAAAAACACGGCCGACGGGATCTGGCCGAGGAACTGTACAAAGAATTCATCGGCCATAGCCGAAATTCCCCTTCCGGTTACCTGCTCCTGGGGAACCTCTACGCGGCCCAGCGCCGATACGACCGGGCGGCGGCCATATACCGAAGAGCCGAATCCCTCGATCGGGACAATCCGGGCATACTCCTCGCTCAGGGACGGCTCCAGGCAAAATCCGGCAAACCGACGAAAGCCGAACGGTCGTTTATGCAGATCCTCGACGCGGACGGGAACAACGTCCGCGCTTATATCGAGCTGGCGAGACTCTACCATCGAGCCGGGGATTTAAAAAGATCGGCCGCTTACCGCGACAAGGCGATAGCTCTTCAACCCTCCCTGCGATTACGCTTCGAAGGCGCCTCTCTTTTCGACGTGGGGAGCGATCCCGAAGAACAGCATAACCTGTTCGTCAGAGATGACCTGATCCGTTCCCTGCGCGCGGTCGGAGACGACGTGCGCCGGGAGACGGAACGTTTCCGGGCCGGGATCGGAGAAGAAACCCCGGGCGATTTCGTTCCCGACGAGACCCTGCTCCAGCAGTTGAAGGCGCTGGGGTACCTCAACTGA
- a CDS encoding YfhO family protein → MTGSKGKRTVRGAVFREAPGLILLGLAVLALFLPALTGTLGIFHDDQAMAEFPWHFFLARNFQEGILPLWEPDTWCGAIPFYARYYADTYYFPLWPLYLLTDLGNPDNAYWTLTLLPLLIHYFLAAAGMYLFGRRGIRLSRTAALTAAWVYVFSPAFSYSYVWFPIVAVQAWLPWLLWSVTAMDRGRGWAAAAAGGTASALMILAAQPPHAGYGLLLAFLLALALGLRRVGSGDPIACLRAPGRFLAAAALGLALSAVFWVSALDGSRHTEQHLPSTYAAMTGADGSMPPVYLAVLFIPDLFGTLTGFGDHNWVESVTQGVRFWDANMAAGLLLTFLAAAGLAWIRKSRAGARFRGWALFAAAVWVFSILCMLGRHTPFYALFYRWVPVLSGFPFPIRYRLLQVAATSWLAGLGMEWLAGRGRTFRPRAGLVWGFLGLAGLAGLAALAGQTGLAGAADGRVYFPGWREIVRRADGEWFLSGPVLYFFAAAFFLVVAWRGFRGRTRVFLVAALVMAETGLQSFAVFYFCIFRFHQPQPQQIRSIRPSRQPMLGLILGPVAEYTGTSSLRWTSDRPFHDNFARLMPKEGWAFLGYDMKPLEKRFKLAFETAYGRPVDWPIYWDSLRPKFSAFLSNMSVEWFLDSGPGNLFPGGSTFPLETQPDFYLHYNPEAIPRAFVLDRAAEVDEAEALERLAQGDLRQAVFLTDTTGDMTTARDLGITDATGNPDRGEEGRRDFAAFQAANPVASLDLSDPNRVRAEVELTRPAVLVFTETWYPGWEATVDGKPADVLRVNFLQRGLLLPRGRHRVEMNFRPKAWRLGAAISLISWLALGALTAVSLIRRRRARARRLPGRDRGYGQSPESEKSGRIIRDAST, encoded by the coding sequence ATGACGGGCAGCAAGGGAAAAAGGACGGTACGGGGGGCGGTTTTCCGGGAAGCGCCGGGCCTGATTCTCCTCGGCCTCGCCGTCCTGGCCCTGTTTCTGCCCGCCCTGACCGGAACCCTGGGGATATTCCATGACGACCAGGCCATGGCCGAGTTCCCCTGGCATTTTTTTCTGGCCCGTAATTTCCAGGAGGGAATCCTGCCTCTCTGGGAACCGGATACCTGGTGCGGGGCCATCCCCTTCTACGCCCGGTATTACGCCGATACCTACTACTTCCCCCTCTGGCCGCTTTATCTGCTCACCGACCTGGGAAATCCGGATAACGCTTACTGGACCCTGACCCTGCTGCCCCTGCTTATCCATTATTTTCTGGCGGCGGCGGGGATGTATCTTTTCGGACGCCGGGGCATCCGCCTGAGCCGAACGGCGGCCCTGACGGCCGCCTGGGTCTACGTCTTCAGCCCCGCCTTTTCCTACTCCTACGTCTGGTTCCCCATCGTCGCCGTCCAGGCCTGGCTCCCCTGGCTGCTGTGGTCGGTGACGGCGATGGACCGGGGCCGCGGCTGGGCCGCGGCGGCGGCTGGAGGAACGGCCTCGGCCCTGATGATCCTGGCCGCCCAGCCTCCCCATGCCGGCTACGGCCTGCTCCTGGCGTTTCTGTTGGCCCTGGCCCTGGGCCTGCGCCGCGTGGGGAGCGGCGATCCGATCGCCTGCCTGAGGGCGCCGGGACGGTTCCTGGCGGCGGCGGCCCTGGGGCTGGCACTTTCCGCGGTCTTCTGGGTCTCCGCTCTCGACGGGTCCCGGCACACGGAACAGCACCTTCCCTCCACGTACGCGGCCATGACCGGCGCAGACGGGAGCATGCCCCCGGTCTACCTGGCCGTGCTGTTTATCCCCGACCTGTTCGGGACGCTGACCGGGTTCGGCGACCACAACTGGGTCGAGAGCGTTACCCAGGGGGTACGGTTCTGGGACGCGAACATGGCCGCGGGCCTGTTGCTCACGTTCCTGGCCGCGGCCGGGCTGGCCTGGATCCGAAAATCCCGCGCCGGGGCCCGGTTCCGGGGCTGGGCCCTCTTCGCCGCCGCCGTCTGGGTCTTTTCGATCCTGTGCATGCTGGGCAGGCATACGCCCTTTTACGCCCTCTTCTACCGCTGGGTACCGGTGCTCTCCGGCTTCCCCTTCCCCATCCGCTACCGCCTGCTCCAGGTGGCGGCGACTTCCTGGCTGGCCGGGCTGGGGATGGAATGGCTGGCCGGTCGCGGCCGAACGTTCCGGCCCCGGGCCGGGTTGGTCTGGGGATTTCTCGGTCTGGCCGGATTAGCCGGACTGGCCGCCCTGGCCGGGCAGACCGGCTTGGCCGGAGCCGCGGACGGACGGGTATACTTCCCGGGCTGGCGGGAGATCGTCCGGAGAGCCGACGGGGAATGGTTCCTTTCCGGACCCGTGCTCTATTTCTTCGCGGCGGCTTTCTTTCTGGTCGTCGCCTGGCGCGGTTTCCGCGGGCGCACCAGGGTTTTCCTGGTAGCCGCCCTGGTCATGGCGGAGACCGGCCTGCAGTCCTTCGCCGTTTTTTATTTCTGCATCTTCAGGTTTCATCAGCCCCAGCCTCAGCAGATCAGAAGCATCCGCCCTTCCCGGCAACCGATGCTTGGGCTCATCCTCGGTCCCGTGGCTGAATATACGGGGACCAGCTCGCTGCGCTGGACCAGCGACCGGCCGTTTCACGACAACTTCGCCCGGCTCATGCCCAAGGAGGGTTGGGCATTCCTCGGCTACGACATGAAGCCCCTGGAAAAGAGGTTCAAGCTCGCCTTCGAAACCGCCTACGGTCGGCCGGTAGACTGGCCCATCTACTGGGATTCTCTGCGTCCGAAATTCTCGGCCTTCCTGAGCAATATGTCGGTGGAATGGTTTCTGGACTCGGGCCCCGGCAATCTTTTCCCCGGTGGAAGCACTTTCCCCCTGGAAACGCAGCCGGATTTTTACCTCCATTACAACCCCGAAGCCATCCCTCGGGCTTTTGTTCTCGATCGGGCGGCGGAAGTCGACGAGGCGGAAGCATTGGAACGACTGGCACAGGGGGATCTCCGACAGGCGGTCTTCCTGACGGATACAACCGGGGATATGACCACGGCCCGGGATCTGGGCATAACCGACGCCACCGGGAATCCGGACAGGGGTGAAGAGGGGCGGCGCGACTTCGCCGCCTTCCAGGCGGCCAATCCCGTCGCTTCCCTGGACTTGAGCGATCCCAACCGGGTCCGAGCGGAAGTGGAACTGACCCGGCCGGCCGTGCTCGTCTTCACCGAAACCTGGTACCCGGGCTGGGAAGCCACCGTCGACGGGAAACCCGCGGATGTCCTTCGGGTGAACTTCCTCCAGCGAGGTCTGCTCCTCCCGCGTGGGCGGCACCGGGTCGAGATGAACTTCCGGCCGAAAGCCTGGCGGCTCGGGGCCGCGATTTCACTGATATCCTGGCTGGCCCTGGGCGCCCTGACCGCCGTCTCCCTCATCCGCCGCCGGAGGGCGCGGGCGAGGCGGCTTCCCGGCCGGGACCGGGGATATGGGCAGTCACCGGAAAGCGAAAAATCGGGACGAATAATTCGAGATGCTTCGACCTAA